One window from the genome of Corynebacterium sp. SCR221107 encodes:
- the mihF gene encoding integration host factor, actinobacterial type: protein MALPQLTDEQRKEALAKAAEARKARAELKEQLKRGEITLKEVLGKASTDEIIGKTKVSALLESLPKVGKVKAKEIMEELEIAQTRRLRGLGDRQRRALLERFGFSED from the coding sequence GTGGCCCTTCCCCAGTTGACTGATGAGCAGCGTAAGGAAGCCCTTGCTAAGGCTGCCGAGGCCCGCAAGGCACGTGCAGAGCTGAAGGAGCAGCTCAAGCGCGGCGAAATCACCCTCAAGGAGGTGCTTGGCAAGGCTTCCACCGACGAGATCATCGGCAAGACCAAGGTCTCCGCGCTGCTCGAGTCCCTTCCTAAGGTTGGCAAGGTTAAGGCCAAGGAGATCATGGAGGAGCTGGAGATCGCTCAGACCCGTCGTCTGCGCGGTCTGGGTGACCGTCAGCGTCGCGCTCTGCTCGAGCGTTTCGGCTTCTCGGAGGATTAA
- the metK gene encoding methionine adenosyltransferase codes for MTLNSQATAFRLFTSESVTEGHPDKICDAISDTILDALLEKDPHARVAVETLVTTGQVHVVGEVSTSAYVEIPKLVREKLVEIGFTSSDVGFDGRTCGVNIAIGEQSQEIGDGVTNSQEVRSGEQADEDDQAGAGDQGLMFGYASNETDSFMPLPIDLAHRLSRRLTQVRKEGIVNHLRPDGKTQVTLAYDDEGRPRAVDTIVVSTQHDETCTQEWLYEQLRTNVVEWVLEDAGVKEFLSTDYTLLVNPSGSFILGGPMGDAGLTGRKIIVDTYGGMARHGGGAFSGKDPSKVDRSAAYAMRWVAKNIVAADLADRAEVQVAYAIGRAKPVGLYVETFGTAKHGLTDSHIQEAVQAVFDLRPKAIIRELDLLRPIYAQTAAYGHFGRTDLDLPWERTDRAGALRAELNLD; via the coding sequence GTGACTTTGAACTCCCAGGCGACTGCTTTCCGCCTCTTCACCAGTGAATCCGTGACCGAGGGACATCCCGACAAAATCTGTGATGCCATCTCAGACACAATCCTGGATGCCCTGCTCGAAAAGGACCCGCACGCCCGGGTCGCCGTTGAGACCTTAGTTACCACTGGACAGGTCCACGTGGTGGGCGAGGTGAGCACCTCGGCCTATGTTGAAATCCCCAAGCTTGTTCGGGAAAAGCTGGTTGAAATCGGCTTTACCTCCTCCGATGTGGGATTCGATGGTCGCACCTGCGGCGTCAACATTGCCATCGGTGAACAATCCCAGGAAATTGGCGATGGAGTAACCAACTCCCAGGAGGTTCGTTCCGGCGAGCAGGCCGACGAGGACGACCAGGCCGGCGCTGGTGACCAGGGACTCATGTTTGGGTATGCGTCCAATGAGACTGATTCGTTTATGCCCCTGCCTATTGACTTAGCGCATCGCCTGTCGCGTCGCCTGACCCAGGTGCGCAAGGAGGGCATCGTTAACCACCTTCGCCCAGACGGCAAGACTCAGGTGACCCTTGCATACGATGACGAGGGCCGCCCTCGCGCGGTGGATACGATCGTCGTTTCCACCCAGCATGACGAAACCTGCACGCAGGAATGGCTCTACGAACAGCTCCGCACCAACGTGGTCGAGTGGGTCTTGGAGGATGCCGGTGTCAAGGAGTTCCTGAGCACCGATTACACCCTTCTGGTCAACCCTTCGGGCTCCTTCATTCTCGGTGGCCCGATGGGTGATGCGGGCCTGACCGGCCGCAAGATAATCGTGGACACCTACGGTGGCATGGCTCGCCACGGCGGCGGTGCTTTCTCCGGCAAGGATCCGAGCAAGGTGGATCGCTCCGCCGCCTATGCCATGCGCTGGGTCGCGAAGAACATCGTGGCTGCCGATCTCGCAGATCGCGCCGAGGTCCAGGTCGCTTATGCCATCGGGCGCGCCAAGCCGGTTGGACTCTATGTTGAGACCTTCGGCACTGCCAAGCATGGGCTGACAGATTCGCACATTCAAGAAGCAGTGCAGGCCGTCTTCGACCTTCGGCCGAAGGCCATCATCCGCGAGCTCGACCTGCTCCGCCCGATCTATGCCCAAACGGCTGCCTATGGCCACTTCGGTCGCACCGACCTGGATCTGCCATGGGAGCGCACGGATCGCGCGGGCGCATTGCGTGCCGAGCTCAACCTCGACTAG
- the def gene encoding peptide deformylase — MTVLDIRLFGDPVLTTRAEEITEFDHTLETLVEDMLETMDVAGGVGLAANQVGVLRRVFVYDCSHVEDGLRGHIINPVWEAIGEETQTGPEGCLSIPDISAETTRFATVKVSGQDLHGNPVSMVASGLMARCIQHETDHLDGVLFLRRLEKDARKEAMATIRRSEWFNSEH; from the coding sequence ATGACCGTTTTGGATATCCGGCTTTTTGGCGATCCGGTGCTTACCACGAGGGCCGAGGAAATCACCGAGTTCGATCACACACTGGAGACCTTGGTAGAAGACATGCTGGAGACGATGGATGTCGCCGGCGGCGTGGGTCTTGCCGCCAATCAGGTCGGCGTGCTGCGTCGGGTTTTCGTCTATGACTGCAGCCATGTGGAAGACGGCCTACGCGGGCACATCATCAACCCCGTGTGGGAGGCTATCGGTGAGGAAACCCAGACGGGGCCCGAAGGGTGCTTGTCGATCCCGGATATCTCGGCTGAGACCACCCGCTTTGCTACCGTGAAGGTGTCGGGGCAGGACCTGCACGGCAACCCAGTGTCCATGGTTGCTTCCGGTCTGATGGCGCGGTGTATTCAGCATGAGACTGATCACCTCGACGGGGTTCTGTTCCTTCGCCGCCTGGAAAAAGACGCTCGCAAGGAAGCGATGGCCACCATCCGTCGTTCCGAGTGGTTTAACAGCGAGCACTAG
- the gmk gene encoding guanylate kinase: MSGDNQNGRLVVLAGPSAVGKSTVVSRLREEVPNLYFSVSMTTRAPRPGEVDGRDYFFVTPEEFQRKIDRGEMLEWADIHGGLQRSGTPAAPVEDAIMEGRPVLVEVDLEGARNVAALKPEAATVFLAPPSWEVLVERLTGRGTEPEDVIERRLETARHELAAQDEFTYVVVNDNVDDTVAAIRDILLGR, translated from the coding sequence GTGTCGGGCGATAACCAAAACGGCAGGCTGGTAGTTCTGGCTGGGCCTTCTGCTGTGGGAAAATCCACCGTGGTTAGTCGCCTCCGCGAAGAGGTACCCAATCTATACTTCAGCGTCTCGATGACAACTCGGGCCCCGCGCCCGGGTGAAGTAGACGGACGGGATTATTTCTTCGTGACTCCGGAAGAGTTCCAGAGAAAGATCGATCGTGGAGAAATGCTCGAATGGGCAGATATTCACGGTGGGTTGCAACGATCCGGCACCCCTGCCGCGCCCGTTGAGGACGCCATAATGGAGGGGCGCCCGGTGCTCGTAGAGGTCGACTTGGAAGGTGCGCGCAATGTCGCGGCACTAAAGCCAGAGGCCGCAACTGTTTTTCTGGCCCCACCGTCATGGGAGGTGCTCGTGGAGCGCCTCACCGGCCGTGGAACGGAACCCGAGGACGTCATCGAGCGGCGTCTTGAAACTGCTCGACACGAACTCGCCGCACAGGATGAGTTCACCTATGTGGTTGTCAACGACAACGTTGATGATACGGTCGCGGCTATCCGTGACATCCTGCTTGGGCGCTAA
- the fmt gene encoding methionyl-tRNA formyltransferase — protein sequence MRLIFAGTPEPAVVALEELLASEHEVIAVLTRPDAPKGRGRTLHPSPVAALAQRKGIEVLTPATLKGGTADGEAFRARLRELAPDCVPVVAYGNLIPGDILDMVPEGFINLHFSLLPRWRGAAPVQAAIAAGDDVTGASTFRIDEGLDTGEVYGVLEQPISATDTVDSLLTTLAFKGAVLLRETMDRIADGTVSPKPQRGEPTHVGKISVEDARIDWHKDAAHIERNIRAVTPVPGAWTQLAGQRFKVGPITISDDPGEKLAPGHVRVEKKRVVVGTGSNNIELGDVQAQGKKRMQASDWARGLHETEGVIFE from the coding sequence ATGCGCCTTATCTTTGCCGGTACTCCGGAACCTGCGGTGGTAGCACTAGAAGAACTGCTCGCCAGCGAACACGAGGTCATCGCAGTCCTTACCCGCCCCGATGCCCCGAAGGGGCGCGGTCGAACGCTGCATCCCTCGCCGGTGGCGGCGTTGGCTCAACGCAAGGGCATTGAAGTCCTCACACCGGCCACGCTCAAGGGCGGTACAGCGGACGGCGAGGCGTTTCGCGCCCGGTTGCGTGAGCTTGCGCCGGACTGCGTTCCAGTAGTTGCCTACGGGAACCTGATCCCGGGTGACATCCTGGATATGGTGCCCGAAGGCTTTATCAACCTGCATTTCTCGCTGCTGCCGCGCTGGCGTGGCGCAGCCCCCGTGCAGGCCGCCATCGCTGCCGGAGACGACGTCACCGGCGCCTCAACCTTCCGCATTGATGAAGGGCTTGACACCGGCGAGGTCTACGGGGTGTTGGAGCAACCGATCAGCGCTACGGATACCGTGGATTCGCTACTGACCACGCTTGCCTTTAAAGGCGCGGTGCTGCTGCGGGAGACGATGGATCGCATTGCCGATGGGACCGTTTCGCCGAAGCCACAACGTGGTGAACCAACCCATGTGGGCAAGATCAGCGTCGAGGATGCTCGCATCGATTGGCACAAGGACGCGGCCCATATCGAGCGAAACATTCGGGCGGTGACCCCGGTGCCGGGGGCGTGGACCCAGCTTGCAGGTCAGCGTTTCAAGGTCGGCCCGATCACCATCAGCGACGATCCCGGCGAGAAATTGGCCCCAGGGCACGTGCGGGTAGAGAAGAAGCGTGTCGTGGTCGGCACGGGAAGTAACAATATTGAGCTTGGGGACGTACAGGCGCAGGGAAAGAAGCGGATGCAGGCCAGCGATTGGGCGCGGGGCTTGCACGAGACCGAGGGAGTGATCTTCGAATGA
- a CDS encoding primosomal protein N' — protein sequence MTNTREPASTLPVARVLPLLGIAHLDRPFDYLVDSSQDSSVQRGVRVRIRFAGRLADAIVLDRVATSEHGDKLKYLEKVISPEVVLPDFMSTLISSLANRYAGVTSDLIRLAIPPRHAQAEASAVDTPWEELGSAQEPDLSIWSGYAHGQSFVDAVLAGSTARAVWQLAPGDDWAEGVAALAAKVAIDGKGVLVVVPDQRDVNALSEALEAHVSKKQITELSAGLGPQARYRRFRCVLHGQARIVIGTRSAAFAPLENLALCIIKDDGDDNLVEQRAPYVHAREVLSTRSVQQKSSFLICSSSRTAEAQLLVESGWAHDLVASRQAIRTRMPYIHAAADSDKALERDPQARYARMPGAAFWALRTALDRGEPVLIQVPRKGYMPTLSCANCRQPSRCRYCNGPLGIPPAPSAGSGASAVVASVPTCGWCGRPDSHHSCGHCGSTKIRAVVVGQVRTAEEIGRAFPKVPVVTSGGNRIVDEIDAHPRIVVATPGAEPRVRGDLYGAAVLLDTWALLGRQDLRATEDAFSKWMHVASQVCPGNRGGEVVIVADPGLAVVQSLIRYDPVGQAKAELAARREVHFPPAAHVAAIDGANSSIDAFLAQVELPPHAEILGPVDLPPGVKLPGEYDESQFGPPQRVLIRTPLGPRGQLGTLLKNALVARAAKKDQLPLRVQVDPITIG from the coding sequence ATGACCAACACCCGTGAACCCGCCAGCACGCTGCCGGTGGCACGGGTGTTGCCTTTATTGGGCATAGCGCACCTTGATCGCCCCTTCGACTACCTCGTGGATAGTAGTCAAGATTCTTCGGTACAGCGCGGGGTGAGGGTGCGGATCCGTTTTGCTGGCAGGCTGGCCGATGCCATCGTGCTTGATCGTGTGGCCACCAGTGAGCATGGGGACAAACTCAAATACCTCGAAAAAGTAATCTCGCCCGAGGTCGTGCTGCCGGATTTCATGAGTACGCTCATCTCCTCGCTGGCAAACCGGTACGCGGGGGTTACTTCGGATCTCATTCGCCTTGCCATCCCGCCTCGGCATGCACAGGCGGAAGCCTCCGCGGTAGACACTCCATGGGAGGAACTCGGTAGTGCGCAGGAACCGGATCTGTCTATCTGGTCCGGGTATGCGCACGGGCAGTCGTTCGTGGATGCTGTTTTGGCCGGTTCCACGGCGAGGGCGGTGTGGCAACTAGCCCCTGGTGATGATTGGGCCGAAGGGGTTGCTGCCCTTGCGGCAAAGGTAGCCATCGATGGCAAGGGCGTTTTGGTTGTCGTCCCTGACCAGCGAGATGTCAACGCCTTATCGGAGGCACTCGAGGCGCATGTGTCGAAGAAACAGATAACGGAGCTGTCTGCAGGCCTGGGTCCTCAGGCGCGGTATCGGCGCTTTCGTTGCGTACTCCACGGTCAGGCGCGCATCGTTATCGGTACTCGGAGTGCCGCATTCGCTCCACTGGAAAACCTCGCGTTATGCATCATCAAAGACGATGGTGATGACAACCTCGTTGAGCAACGCGCACCCTATGTGCACGCCCGAGAAGTACTTTCTACCCGCTCGGTGCAGCAAAAGTCATCGTTTCTCATTTGCTCTTCCTCACGTACCGCAGAAGCGCAGCTATTGGTGGAATCGGGTTGGGCGCATGACTTGGTAGCGTCGAGGCAGGCTATCCGCACCCGGATGCCCTACATCCACGCTGCCGCCGACTCGGATAAGGCTTTAGAGCGGGACCCGCAAGCCCGATATGCGCGCATGCCGGGAGCTGCATTTTGGGCGCTTAGGACTGCCCTCGATCGAGGCGAGCCGGTCTTGATCCAGGTCCCGCGCAAGGGGTATATGCCCACCTTGAGCTGTGCCAATTGCCGTCAGCCGTCGCGGTGTCGTTATTGCAATGGTCCTTTAGGGATCCCGCCTGCGCCATCAGCTGGGTCAGGTGCGTCGGCGGTGGTGGCTTCGGTGCCTACCTGCGGTTGGTGCGGACGGCCCGATAGCCACCATAGCTGTGGGCATTGCGGGTCAACCAAGATCCGTGCTGTGGTGGTGGGACAGGTCCGCACCGCGGAGGAGATTGGGCGTGCCTTCCCGAAGGTTCCAGTGGTAACCAGCGGAGGCAACAGGATCGTAGATGAGATTGATGCGCATCCACGCATTGTTGTGGCCACCCCCGGCGCCGAGCCCAGGGTCCGTGGTGACCTGTATGGCGCGGCCGTCTTGCTCGATACGTGGGCGCTTCTGGGGCGCCAAGATCTGCGGGCCACCGAGGATGCTTTTTCGAAATGGATGCACGTTGCCTCTCAGGTTTGTCCTGGCAACCGGGGCGGGGAAGTGGTCATTGTTGCTGATCCGGGGCTGGCAGTGGTGCAGTCATTGATCCGCTACGACCCAGTTGGCCAGGCCAAGGCGGAACTAGCTGCGCGGCGGGAGGTGCATTTCCCGCCGGCAGCTCATGTGGCTGCGATCGACGGAGCAAACTCGTCGATTGATGCTTTCCTCGCGCAGGTGGAGCTGCCGCCCCACGCGGAGATTTTGGGGCCGGTTGATTTGCCTCCAGGCGTCAAGCTGCCCGGTGAGTACGATGAGTCCCAATTTGGTCCGCCGCAAAGGGTGCTTATCCGCACTCCCTTGGGACCACGCGGACAATTGGGTACCTTGCTCAAGAACGCTTTGGTGGCGCGGGCCGCAAAAAAGGACCAGCTACCCCTGCGCGTTCAGGTAGATCCCATCACCATTGGCTAG
- the coaBC gene encoding bifunctional phosphopantothenoylcysteine decarboxylase/phosphopantothenate--cysteine ligase CoaBC: MAGVEVPAVNAVVEKSAPRKVVVGVAGGIAAYKACHLIRDFKEAGDDVWVVPTESALKFVGQATFEALSGNPVSTTVFDAVDEVRHVKIGQTADLVVVAPATADFMARVASGRGDDLLSATLLVATCPVVLAPAMHTEMWMNPATQANVATLRARGITVLEPAHGRLTGKDTGPGRLPEPSQIAALARTRAAGYPLERTLEGKKVLISAGGTQEAIDPVRYVGNRSSGKQGYALAEIAAHKGAQVTIVAGATEHLETPSGAFVHKVVSAREMREAMLEHAADADVIIMAAAVADFRPENPAASKLKKGHAQESLSTIHMVENPDILRELVQARISGGVKESATIIGFAAETGDDEHSVLDFAKQKVVKKGCDLLMCNDVSGGKVFGQSVNEGFLVSATGEVFTVTAGSKTEVAAQIIEAIESHRVTR, encoded by the coding sequence ATGGCAGGAGTGGAGGTACCCGCAGTGAACGCAGTGGTAGAAAAGTCAGCGCCGCGAAAAGTTGTTGTTGGTGTGGCTGGTGGAATCGCCGCCTACAAGGCGTGCCACCTGATTCGGGACTTCAAAGAGGCTGGGGACGATGTATGGGTGGTTCCCACTGAGTCGGCGTTGAAGTTCGTTGGGCAAGCTACCTTCGAGGCCCTCAGCGGCAACCCTGTGTCTACTACCGTATTCGATGCCGTTGATGAGGTGCGCCATGTAAAGATTGGCCAAACCGCTGATCTCGTAGTGGTAGCACCCGCCACGGCTGATTTCATGGCACGCGTTGCTAGTGGTCGCGGCGACGACCTGCTGTCGGCCACACTTCTCGTGGCTACCTGTCCGGTGGTGCTGGCGCCAGCGATGCACACCGAAATGTGGATGAATCCAGCCACCCAAGCCAATGTGGCCACATTGCGTGCGCGTGGCATCACGGTGCTCGAACCTGCGCACGGACGTTTGACGGGAAAGGATACCGGACCGGGCAGGTTGCCTGAGCCTTCCCAGATCGCCGCCCTGGCGCGCACCCGCGCGGCGGGCTACCCACTCGAGCGAACTCTTGAAGGCAAGAAGGTCCTCATTTCCGCAGGCGGCACACAAGAGGCCATTGATCCGGTGCGCTACGTCGGCAATCGTTCCTCGGGCAAGCAAGGCTACGCCCTCGCCGAAATCGCGGCACACAAGGGGGCACAGGTTACCATTGTTGCTGGCGCTACTGAGCACCTGGAAACACCCAGCGGTGCCTTCGTCCACAAGGTAGTTTCCGCGCGAGAAATGCGAGAAGCGATGCTCGAGCATGCGGCAGACGCTGATGTGATTATCATGGCCGCTGCCGTGGCGGATTTCCGCCCAGAAAACCCCGCTGCCTCCAAGTTGAAGAAGGGGCATGCCCAAGAGTCACTCAGCACCATCCACATGGTTGAAAACCCAGACATTTTAAGGGAGTTGGTGCAGGCACGCATCAGCGGTGGAGTAAAAGAGTCTGCCACGATTATTGGCTTCGCCGCCGAGACAGGCGACGATGAACACAGTGTGCTCGATTTTGCCAAGCAAAAGGTCGTGAAGAAGGGCTGCGACCTTTTGATGTGCAATGACGTGTCCGGGGGCAAGGTTTTCGGTCAATCCGTCAACGAGGGATTCTTGGTGTCGGCAACTGGTGAGGTCTTCACCGTGACTGCTGGTTCCAAAACCGAGGTAGCAGCACAAATTATTGAAGCCATCGAGTCGCATCGCGTCACTAGGTAA
- the rpoZ gene encoding DNA-directed RNA polymerase subunit omega encodes MTDVNESNDGVFDPPTGITAPPIDELLKRVSSKYALVIFAAKRARQINSYYQQADDGVFEFVGPLVTPVGQEKPLSIALREIEAGLLDHEEG; translated from the coding sequence GTGACTGACGTCAACGAAAGCAACGACGGCGTATTTGATCCGCCAACGGGCATTACCGCTCCACCGATCGATGAATTGCTGAAGCGCGTTTCTTCGAAGTACGCCTTGGTCATTTTTGCGGCCAAGCGTGCTCGACAGATCAACAGCTACTATCAGCAAGCCGATGACGGTGTGTTTGAGTTTGTGGGCCCACTGGTTACTCCGGTGGGTCAGGAAAAGCCACTGTCGATCGCATTGCGCGAGATCGAGGCTGGATTGCTCGATCACGAAGAAGGTTAA
- the pyrF gene encoding orotidine-5'-phosphate decarboxylase — translation METFGDRLVKAGKKHGRLCVGIDPHAGLLEAWGLSHDARGLAEFTRICVEAFKGKVALVKPQVAFYEAYGSAGFAILEDALAELRSAGTLTVADAKRGDIGSTMAGYAQAWLDPASPLAADSVTVSPYLGYGSLTPVLELAMKNNRGVFVLAATSNPEARALQDQVDAQGRSISQQIVDAVAQSNAQNKLDGGHYGNVGVVVGATLATPPQLSALNGPILLPGVGAQGATAADVARLTRGVEELGFPNISRAILKQGPSVTALSEAVELAGQEFK, via the coding sequence ATGGAGACTTTCGGTGATCGCCTCGTTAAGGCAGGTAAAAAGCATGGCCGGCTGTGCGTTGGAATCGACCCGCACGCAGGACTTTTGGAGGCATGGGGCCTTAGCCATGATGCGCGCGGGCTGGCGGAGTTCACTCGCATTTGCGTAGAAGCATTCAAAGGAAAGGTGGCTTTGGTCAAGCCGCAGGTGGCGTTTTATGAGGCCTATGGCTCCGCCGGCTTTGCCATCCTCGAAGACGCCCTGGCGGAGCTTCGCTCCGCCGGCACCTTGACTGTGGCCGATGCCAAACGAGGCGACATCGGCTCGACGATGGCCGGTTATGCCCAGGCCTGGCTGGATCCCGCATCCCCGCTGGCAGCGGATTCGGTTACCGTATCGCCATATCTGGGATACGGTTCTTTGACCCCGGTGCTGGAGCTTGCGATGAAGAACAATCGCGGTGTGTTTGTTCTCGCTGCGACGTCGAATCCTGAAGCCCGCGCGCTTCAAGATCAGGTCGATGCGCAGGGACGTTCCATTTCGCAGCAAATCGTCGATGCCGTGGCACAGTCCAATGCACAAAACAAACTCGATGGCGGGCACTATGGCAATGTCGGCGTCGTGGTTGGCGCCACTCTTGCCACACCGCCGCAGCTGTCCGCGCTCAATGGTCCCATTTTGCTGCCCGGCGTGGGTGCGCAGGGGGCAACCGCCGCGGACGTAGCTCGACTGACCCGGGGAGTCGAAGAACTCGGATTCCCCAACATTTCGCGGGCTATTTTGAAGCAAGGCCCGAGCGTCACGGCGCTCAGCGAAGCTGTCGAACTAGCAGGTCAGGAATTCAAATAA